The following proteins are co-located in the Gossypium hirsutum isolate 1008001.06 chromosome A02, Gossypium_hirsutum_v2.1, whole genome shotgun sequence genome:
- the LOC107935977 gene encoding uncharacterized protein: MSDAYEKVKGGRLTFKGGSLATRKSIDKSKKKHKKKKIAEDYSQPTLDASVSVEGSESGGADIYTIDAAKKMKYEELFPVEAKKFGYDPKNPKATSVEQALDDRVKKKADRYCK; this comes from the coding sequence ATGTCGGATGCATACGAGAAAGTGAAAGGAGGTAGATTAACCTTCAAAGGAGGAAGCTTAGCGACTCGCAAATCAATCGACAAAAGCAAGAAGAAGCACAAGAAGAAAAAGATCGCCGAAGATTATTCTCAGCCTACCCTCGACGCCTCCGTTTCCGTCGAAGGTTCTGAATCTGGTGGAGCTGATATCTACACCATCGACGCCGCTAAAAAGATGAAGTACGAGGAGCTGTTCCCCGTCGAGGCTAAGAAGTTCGGTTAcgaccctaaaaaccctaaagcCACATCAGTGGAACAAGCCCTCGATGATCGTGTTAAGAAGAAAGCTGATCGTTACTGTAAATGA